A window from Festucalex cinctus isolate MCC-2025b chromosome 12, RoL_Fcin_1.0, whole genome shotgun sequence encodes these proteins:
- the ankrd9 gene encoding ankyrin repeat domain-containing protein 9 translates to MPWLLSSTPHPPSPSPSQRHCERTAFAFYCAVRDQLPAWLLEDMRSMEVFLWDDGHPRAFSPADALMYALVHDHQDYARYLLRSFSVKALHVSQCGVCRSSGSAHLHVAVRYNRTAILGLMVDAAPEGWRQEYLNSCGGCAHGADAGKTAVQLAVELSRPDCLLLLLAHGARPQSLEAALLRLAASGAAERRDARHCLDLLLLFAPEPEPVALRRLQDEPQRWQYLLGREVFGWLSGLAPPPLLLQALRTLAQSVPGQMSHLPAFLQPHRELRLDFPLPWKQTET, encoded by the coding sequence ATGCCGTGGCTGCTCTCGTCCACGCCGCATCCGCCGAGCCCGTCCCCTTCGCAGCGGCACTGCGAGCGCACCGCCTTCGCTTTCTACTGCGCGGTACGAGACCAACTTCCGGCATGGCTGCTGGAGGACATGCGCAGCATGGAGGTGTTCCTGTGGGATGACGGCCACCCGCGCGCCTTCTCGCCTGCCGACGCGCTCATGTACGCACTGGTGCACGACCACCAGGACTACGCTCGCTACCTTCTCCGCAGCTTCTCCGTCAAGGCGCTCCACGTGTCACAGTGCGGCGTGTGCCGAAGCAGCGGCTCGGCGCACCTGCACGTGGCGGTACGCTACAACCGGACCGCCATCCTGGGCCTGATGGTGGATGCGGCGCCTGAAGGATGGCGGCAGGAGTACCTGAACAGCTGCGGGGGCTGCGCGCACGGGGCAGATGCGGGGAAGACGGCGGTGCAGTTGGCGGTGGAACTGTCCCGCCCCGACTGTTTGCTGCTGCTCCTGGCTCACGGAGCGCGGCCGCAATCCTTGGAAGCGGCGCTGCTGCGACTTGCCGCTTCCGGCGCGGCAGAGCGCCGCGATGCCAGGCACTGCCTGGACCTGTTGCTGCTTTTTGCGCCAGAACCGGAACCCGTGGCGCTGCGCCGACTGCAGGATGAGCCTCAGCGTTGGCAATACCTCCTGGGACGGGAAGTGTTTGGCTGGTTGAGCGGTCTGGCCCCGCCTCCTCTTCTGCTGCAGGCCCTCAGGACCTTAGCCCAGTCTGTCCCGGGACAAATGAGCCATTTGCCTGCTTTCCTGCAGCCGCACCGCGAACTGAGATTGGACTTTCCCTTACCGTGGAAACAGACTGAAACATGA